Genomic DNA from Dioscorea cayenensis subsp. rotundata cultivar TDr96_F1 chromosome 1, TDr96_F1_v2_PseudoChromosome.rev07_lg8_w22 25.fasta, whole genome shotgun sequence:
ATTTGTTCTTGCAAAGTAGGTCACATTTTTTCCACTTGGCTTAAAACTGAGATATAATTAGCTGACCTTTGCTTATCAGATGCTAAAATTTTAGGTAACATCCTTGCATGGTTTTGGAATACAAGTTCTATttctctactatttttcaatctatcAAACATCAATTCGGAGGGGAGGCTACCAACTTTTTGAGAAATTACACTTTCTTTCTCATATATTTGAGTTCAAACAGATTTGAAGGTTCTTTACTTGAGCTTGATCCCACTAATTTTCTTGGTATCTATCTCAACAACAACTCATTCTCTGGGTCCAATGGCATTCATGTTGTCTCTTTATCTGATAATCATATCAGTGGCAACATTCCATCATTCATTTGCAACCTTACTACCATGGAATTATTTGAtgtatctaataataatatgtcTGGGACACTTCCCAACTGTTGGAATTCAGGATTAGCATTACATATTATTCATTTATCAGACAATAATTTAACTGGTAAAATTCTTGATGCCCTTGTGTCTTTCACCAATCTCCAATCCGTACATTTGAAAAACAATGGCTTCTCTAGAGATCTTCCTTTGTCTTTGAAAATGGCCAACAAATTTGACTCTCTTGACATTGATGAAAACAAACTCTCAGGTAGCATACCAACATGGATTGGAGAAAACCTTTCATCTTTAATAGTCCTTGCTTGAGATCAAATTATTTTGAAGGTATCATTCTAGAGCAATTATCAAAACTCTCCTCCTCAGATCCTAGACCTTGCATGATAGGTTTGCATTCCTCATTCTATTAGTGATTTTAAAGCCATGGCAGTCATAAATCACAATAAAtcactttttgtttttgaacaAGATTTTTCTACTAGGATAAGCAGGAATGCTAACTATGCATACTGGGAATCTCTAATGATAGTCACAAAGGGCCTCTAAATAGAATACTCCAAGGTTCTAACATTAGTCATAAGCATGGATTTACCAAAGAATTAGCTTTCCTGTGAGTTGCCTAAGGAACTGACAAAACTGCATGGGCTACATTTCTTAAATCTTTCTGGTGACCTTTTCAATTGAAGAATACCAAAAAGCATAGGTGACATGAAACAGTTGGAATCACTTGATCTATTAGAGAATAATTTATTTGGTACCATTCCTTCAAGTTTGTCCACTTTGAACTTCTTGGACTATCTGAATGTATCACACAACAATTTGTCTGGAAAATTCCAACGGGCACCCAACTTCAGCCTTTTGATCCATCACTCTATAAATGGAATCATGGTCTCTACGGACTATCTCTTCTGAATTGTGCTAATAAGACAAATCCTCCAGTTGAAAATGAGGAAGAAGGAAAAGGAGATTGTGTTGGTGGGAatggttctttgaggaatagagaagaagagataagaaagaaaattgtGCACAAGTCTTCAAGGCATGGGAAACACTTTTCCTTTAGGATTAATTCACCTCcacctaatttcaaaccttggatgcaaaatggattgaaAGGTAAATTTCCATTAGGATGCAATGAAGacccttgagtatggtttgcacttccaaactcaagcgaagacaacaatggcttttagaaagtgaaagtttgcttctatcttttgtgcactcaaagaacaaagcaaatgaacttgTGAAAAGTTTATTTGTGATTCAATTTACTTGAATGATGgtaggagattatttttataggaatgagAAGTGGTGTTTAGAAAAGAGACGcaccacttcaataatgagtgtcattcaaaaagacacaccacttcaatgAAGAGACacactatttcattaatgagacacACCACTTCACTAATGAgacatattttcaaataaaacaatcattcattaattaataaaattacaaataacaaCCTCTGATTAGTTGTATTACAAGAGGTGCTTATTAGATTATTG
This window encodes:
- the LOC120257859 gene encoding receptor-like protein 38 — encoded protein: MLNGTIPGNIGKLSKLKELDLSLNSLMGALIESHFTDLVNLEYMDFSYNSLFEGSLLELDPTNFLGIYLNNNSFSGSNGIHVVSLSDNHISGNIPSFICNLTTMELFDVSNNNMSGTLPNCWNSGLALHIIHLSDNNLTGKILDALVSFTNLQSFVHFELLGLSECITQQFVWKIPTGTQLQPFDPSLYKWNHGLYGLSLLNCANKTNPPVENEEEGKGDCVGGNGSLRNREEEIRKKIVHKSSRHGKHFSFRINSPPPNFKPWMQNGLKANAINSDAMVEAAIHVCFFDTQEIAPPPSV